In Luxibacter massiliensis, the genomic stretch CGCAGATTGGAGAGTACACCAGCGGTCAAGAGGTCGGTGCGGATAAAGTGCGCCGTACAGTCATGGGTGCGTTTCTTGTAGTTGCCGCAGATATAACAGTCCTGCTTGCGCTTGTCCGTCTGGTATCGCTGCTGATACATCACACTGCCGCAGTCTGCACAGAACAGTATGCCGGAGAACAAGCCCACTTCATCATAGCGGTTGGGGCGTTTGCGCTGCTTGCGAAGCTCCTGCACCCGTTCCCATGTTTGGGTGTCTATGATAGGCTCGTGGTGGTTCTCGAATATCGCTTGCTTTTCCTCCGGGTTTTCTACGCTGTGCTTGACTTTGTAAGAGAGTTTTTCCGTCTTGAAGTTTACCAGGCAGCCCGTGTATTCCCGGTTTTCAAGGATATGCACAACGGTATTGGTCGCCCACTTGCACTCATAGCCGGGGTGGTAGCGGCGGGTGCTGCCCGTCCTGCGGTATTCCAGCGTCCCCGGCGTGGGGATTTGCTGCTCTGTGAGCATACGGGCTATCTTGGTCGGACCGTTCCCGGCAAGGCAGAGGTTGTATATCTGCTTAACTACGGGTGCAGCTTCCTCGTCAATAATGAAATTTTCGTCCTCGTCCATGAGGTAGCCATACACAGGTTTGCTTGTGATGGGCTTGCCACTCATACCTTTTGAGCGTTTTACTGCTTTGATTTTCTTGCTCGTATCTCTCACCAGCCATTCGTTAAAGATATTCCGCAGCGGGGCAAAGTCATTGTCGCCCTGTGCGCTGTCCACTCCGTCATTGATAGCGATGAAGCGGACGCCTTTCTGTGGGAAAACCATTTCCGTGTACATTCCCACTTGCAGGTAGTTTCGCCCTAACCTCGACATATCCTTTACGATAACTGTCCCGACTTTTCCGGCTTCAATGTCCGCAAGCATGGCTTGAAAACCGGGTCTTTGAAAGTTTGCACCAGAATAACCGTCGTCCGTGTACCAGCGCAGATTGGAAAAGCCGTTCTGCTTTGCATAGGTTTCAAGGATACGCTTCTGATTGGAAATGGAATTGCTCTCGCCTTGCAGCTCGTCCTCATGGGAAAGTCTTGGGTAAAGGGCGGTAATTGGTTGTTGGTTGGTCTGTCTTAACATAAAATCCTCCGTTTCCGACAGCCAGCCCCACTATTCCGTACCTTGATTGTACCACATGGGGCGGCTGTCTGTATAGCGGCAAAAGCGTCAAATCTGCTTCTTTATGGTCGGTCAAATCGCCGTTTTTTGTGTAGCAGCTTCCGCTTCCAGCACTTTCATCATCTTGTCGGCTGCGGTGTCGGTTGCGCCCTGCTTGAAGAATCCGGAAACGGTAAGGACGGAGTTGCCCATGCGGATTTCCGTTACACAGTCCGGGCGGCGGTCTGTTTTGGTGGTGCTTGTCTGTTTGGTTTCTGTCATAGGCTCTCCTTTCGCTGCTTCGTCAGTTGCTTTAATCGTTCCAGCTTTTCCTGTGCGGTTTCCTTTCGGAAATTGCTGCCCGTGAAGCGGACGGGGGCGCACATGGAAGTCAGCCTGTCATAGATACGGGCGTGGGGCGTGTCCTGCGGGTGCTGCAATTCCTCCAGCGTGAGGTTGGTCGTGGCGATCAGCGGCTTGCTGCTTCGGTAACGACTGTCAATCACGCTGTAAACCTGTTCCAGCCCGTATTCTGTCCCTCGCTCCATACCGAAATCATCAAGTATCAGCAGGGGATAGCTGCAAAGGCGGGAAATATATTCGTTCCTGCCCTCAAAGCTGGCAGCAAGGTCATTGAGTATTGTTGCAAAGTTTGTCATACAGACGGCAACCTCTTTCTCCATAAGGGCGTTGGCGATACAGGCGGCAAGGTAGCTTTTTCCTTTCCCCACGCCGCCCCAAAACAGGTAGCCGATATTTTCAGCCTGCATGGTTTCCCAGCTCTCCACATAAAAGCGGGCGGTTTCGGTCTGCGGGTTTCTGCCGTTGTCATGCTCAAATGTCCAGTTCCGCATAGCAGGGTCGGTAAAGCCCCGGCGTTTCAAGTCCTCCACTTTTTCAAGGTGCTTCTGTCTGCTTTCAGCGGCTTCCCGTTTTTCACGGGCTGCCCGCTGGCAGTCGCACTCTGCCGGGTGTCGGTCATGCCCTAACCATTGGGCGGTTTCTTTTGAAAAGTAGGCTTCTTTGGGCGTATGGCACTTGCCGCAGTATAAAAGCCCGTCCTCGCCTGTGTAGTCCTCCGCTTCGGCGGTAGTGGCTGTAATGTCCGTAATCATAGCTTCAATCTCGTTTCTCATAAGCTCTCACCCTCCTTGCATGAATAATCGGGTATGCCCTGTTTCGGGGCAGCCTTGCCTTTGGCAGCGTCCTCCTGCGCCCACTTGTAAATGGTGGCTGCATGGCTGTGGTACTGCTTCCCGGTGGAAGCGATATGGCAGGAAAGCCGGTCAATATAATACTCCCACTTGTCGGGCAGCTCTGTTTTCAGCCCGGAAAGCTCTGTATCGGTCAGTATCACATTGTTGTATCTGCCATAAGCGGCGGGGGCGGGGTGTCCCGTTTCTCCCTCTCTCTCTTTTTCTATCTCTATCTCTTTCTCTAACTCTATCTCTATCTCTGGTGGACGAATGTCGGACAAATGTCCGCCTTTTGTCCGAGACGGTAAAAGTGCCTTGTTTTCCAGCCTTGCAGCCCGTTTTCGCTCGGCTTCGGTAGAGGACTGTCCTATCATCAGCTCAATATCGGTCATATAAAAAGCCCCGCTGTCAAGCTGCTCCACAAGCCCCAACTGCCGGAAAATCTCTAAAGCCCTTTCAACCGTCCCTATCTGGTGGCGGGTCAGTGTCGCTATCATCTGCGCTGTGTAGGGGATATGCTCGTCAAGCTGCAACTTCCCGCCGTTTTTCAGCGATTTTAAGTACAGCTTCAAGAGGATATTGGAATATAAAATCCCGTCTTTCATATCTTCCAGCAGCACAATGGAGTCGCTGTCAAAAAAGTTCTCTTTCAGCTTGAGGTAGTAATACTTGCGGTTATCTGCCATTGTCCCTGTCCTCCTTTTTCCGGCGTTTGGAGTAGTAGCGGGGGCAGAGTATGATAACCGCCCGGAAGCTCTGCTTGCAGCTATGGGTACAGCCCCGGCAGAGGTCGTTGTATGTGATACGGTCGCAGGTGGTATTCCCGACTTTCACTTGCCGCAGGAAAAAAGACCATTCCAGCCGCCGTTTCTTGCTCATTCTTGGCATGGGTGCGCTCCTTTCTGCCGTTTCCGCTGGTGTGACGGTATCGGCGGTAATTCTGTATCATCTCGGTATCATTTTCGGGGTTTTTCTGCCCTGTAAGCCCGTTAAAAAATCCTTTGGTATTGCGGATAGGGTACGGGGCAGCCCCCTTGTTCTGTATGGGTTCGGGTACATTTGGGGGCGGTTTTTATCGCTCCTGTTCCTGCTTTTTCACAGGCTTGCGTTCCCTGCGTAAAATCTGGTCGATATTGCCCTTGACAGTCTGTAAGCGGCGGTATTCCTCCCGTTTTGCCCGGTAATCGTTGTAGCCGCTGTTTTTCTCTTGGATAAGGCTTTCAATCTCGGCTTGCAGGGCTTTATAGCCCGGCAGCTTGGAAATGCCGTTTTCTTTGAAATAGCGGGCGGCTGCGTCTGCTATGATAAAGTCGCTTTCGTGCTTCTGTCGGTAGGCTGCTTTTGCTTTGGCGTTTTTCTGCTGTTTCAGCCCGTCCCGGACAGGGCGGGTCTTGGAATAGGCAAGCACCTGCCGTTGCAGCTCCTTTTTCCCGTCCAGCGTCTTTTCCACCTGCTTCAGCTCTGTAAGGCTTTCCTGCATGGCGGCATAGGCAGCAGAGCAGGCTTCGTCCAGTTCCTCCGGGGAAGAAAAGCCGTACTGCTGGTAGGCGGTAACGGTAGCCGCCATTTGCTTTAGATTGTACTTTGCCGCCCAGCGGTCATAGCCCACGCCCTTGCCCTCGGCTCGCTTGGCTTCCCGGTCAACCATGCGCTGCAAGGTGTTGTCTGCCGGGGTGGTTTTTGTGGGTTTTTCCCCTTGTGACGGCTTTTTAACTGCGACAGGGTATTCGGGTATGGCTTTGGTCTGTTTGGCGGCTCTGTGGGCGTTCTGTGTAAGCAGGGCAAGGACAGCAGCCTTGTCAAAATCGTCCCCAAGCTTCCGGGCTGTGATAGGCTTTGTCCTGTCCGGCGTGAGGTAGGAAAGCCGCCCTCGGCTCTCCTTGACGGTCACGCCCTCCCGCAGCAAAAGGGAAGAAAACTCGTCAAAGCTGGTAGCTTGGGAAAGTGCCTGCCGTATCGTCCGGCGCAGCTTCGCCTTGTCCGTTTCAAACTTGGTGGGCTTGGTCGGCTGTCCGGCGGCTTCTCTGGTGGCGTTCTCTTTATCAAGGGCAAGCTGCCCTTTCTTTGCCGCCCAGTACTCTCGTTCTGTTATCCGTTCCTTGCTACCGTTCAAGAGGTCGATTTGGTAAAGCCCCTCCCGGTGGCACATCTCCATGACTTCACTCTTGAAATATTCCATAGCGGCATTGGTGCAGCGGTGCTTGCAGCCCGCCCTTGTGTCGGCTGGTCTGTCCATGTAGGGCAGAAGCGGGACTTCATAAATTCGCAGGGAGTTGATGACGATATGCACATGGATATTGCCGCTGTGGTTATGCCCGTCCGGGTGGGTGCATACAAGGGCTTGGTGTCCGGGGAAATGCTCTTTACAGAACTTCTCGCCCAGCTCCTGCGCCTGGTCTACGGTCAAGCCGTTGTCTGTCCCGTCCCGTGGGTCAAAGCTGATGATATAGTGGTGGCTTTTCACATCTTCCCGTTTTTGATTTTTCTCATAGCGGAGATTCGCCCGCATACAGGCAACAGCGAAATCCTCGCCCCCGCAGTTGAGGGAAGAAATGCGGTAATCCTCCCTCGGTATCAGCCGCCCGTTTCCATCAAGGGTGGGCTTCATGGTAAACTCGTCATGCTCAAATGTGAGGTAGGCTTCCGCTGCGCCATAGTCGGCATTTTTAGAGCTGATATGTTTGAATGTTGCCAACAGCGTCACCCACTTTCTGCAAGATTTCAAACTTTAGGGCAGCAAGGTCGGAAACCGCCGCCCGTACCTCCCCGGCAAGCTGCGGGTAGGGGCTGTGCCACTCGTTCAGCGTCCGGGCTATCTGGTTTAAGTTGCCGCCGATCCTGCCGTATTCGGCGGTCAGCTTCCCAACAGCGGCAAGCAGCTCATCATTGACGGGAGAAACGGTTATGATGGGGCGTATGGCTGCCCCGGTTATGGCTTGCCGGATAAACTCGGCTTGGCTCATGTTGTAGGCAGAAAGCCTTTCTGCAAACTCGGCGTATTCTTCCTCGGTCATGCGTGTTTTGACTACCCGGCTGCGGTGCGGTGTGTTGTATCGTTTCATGGTCGACAGACCTCCTTTCTGTGTATGGTGTCCTCTCACTAATAGGAGAAAAACAGGGTGTGAAGCGGAACTGTTTTTGAAAAATCCGAAAAAATATTTTGAGGGATTTTTAAGCGGCGTAAGCCGCATGGCAGGGTTTGGGGAAGGCACTCCCCAACAAGATTCCCGCAGGGGCAAAATGAGCGATAAGCGAATTTTGGTACTGCGGTAGAATCTTGCTCTAAGAAACTGCCGGACTGCCGTTCACTTCCTACTGCCACTTTTTCAGAAAATCTATAACCAGCTTTTTCATAAAAGGCTGCGGGCTGGCGTTCTTCCTCTTACTCCCTACAACACCGCAAAAAGCAAAAATGACGGACTTTCCGGCAAGAACTTTTCCGGCGGCTCGGTCTTTCCCGACAATAAGGCGTTTCGGAAGCTGCGTTTTGCCCGCTGTCTAAAAAAAACGGCAGCCTTTTTTGGTTTCACTATCTAATACGGAACTTTTGGAAATTTGCCAAAAATGAGCGCAAAAAAAGCAGCAAATCTTTTTCGGATTTACTGCTTCATGTGCCGCTGCGGGGCGGCGGGATATTCAGTTTCTATGTTATCGGTCAAGCCGGAACTTGAACAGGCTTTCAATCAGCTTTGTTCTGATGTAGTCCTCCATATCAGAGTTGTAATAGCCGTTCATCTTAGAGAAGTAGCGGATATATCCAGCGTATCGGTCAAGGACGGCTTGTATCGCTATGGGGTCGCCCTCATGTGCCTTTATGATAGTGTCATAGGGGAGAAGTCGGTTACTCATGGGACAGCACCTCCATTTCCTCTTTCAGCCGCTTCAAGGCAAGCCGTATATGCCGCCCGATTGTGCTGCGTGTCCAGCCGCTTTGTTCTCCGATTTCTTTCTGCGTCAAGTGCTGAAAGTAGTACAAAAAGATTTCTTCCTGCGTCTGTTCCGGCAATCGGGCAAGAGCAGCCGCAAGAGAATGCTCATGTACGGTAAGGAAGCAAGCAACCGAAAACAAGAGATAGACCGCCAGCACTACACTATTCCGAACCAAAGACCAAAAGATAAGCATTGTGGGAAAATCTAAACTTTTGGATTTTCCTACAATGCCAACTACGGCGGAATCCCTCCCACTCCTTATATCTTTCTGTATACATTGAATTTGTATTTAGTAAAATGCAGACAACACCACGGATCGGCTTTTGGTTGGACAATTCCAACCAAACACCACAGCAGACAGCAGAAAACATTCTGAACGCTAGGAAGCCGGTATGATTGTTACATATAAGGGGAAGAAAAATTTCTTTTAGGTACTTGCTTTCCTAAAACTGATGTGATACAATGATTAAAACTGATGTGATACAATGATTTAATCCAGAAAAGGAGTAAAAAATATGCGGCAAGGTATTCTTAAATAAAACTATAATCAAATAGTGGGAACAAAGGATTATGATAGCTCCTTTTGTAGGGGCTTAGTTTTTTGTACCCAATTTAAGAATACTTTTGCCTTATCAATTTTGACATATCCCCAAAAACAGCAATCACAAACAGGTGTATGCTGTATATGTGTATGTCCGCAACTTATAATCCCCAGTGGTAAAAGTATTTTACTGCTGGGGATTTTTATGCCCTTTGGGGCTGTAAAGGGAGGACAATCACATGAAAATAATCAATATTGGAATTCTTGCCCATGTAGACGCTGGAAAGACGACCTTGACGGAGAGCCTGCTATATGCCAGCGGAGCCATTTCAGAACCGGGGAGCGTCGAAAAAGGGACAACGAGGACGGACACCATGTTTTTGGAGCGGCAGCGTGGGATTACCATTCAAGCGGCAGTCACTTCCTTCCAGTGGCACAGATGTAAAGTTAACATTGTGGATACGCCCGGCCACATGGATTTTTTGGCGGAGGTGTACCGCTCTTTGGCTGTTTTAGATGGGGCCATCTTGGTGATCTCCGCTAAAGATGGCGTGCAGGCCCAGACCCGTATTCTGTTCCATGCCCTGCGGAAAATGAACATTCCCACCGTTATCTTTATCAACAAGATCGACCAGGCTGGCGTTGATTTGCAGAGCGTGGTTCAGTCTGTTCGGGATAAGCTCTCCGCCGATATTATCATCAAGCAGACGGTGTCGCTGTCCCCGGAAATAGTCCTGGAGGAAAATACCGACATAGAAGCATGGGATGCGGTCATCGAAAATAACGATGAATTATTGGAAAAGTATATCGCAGGAGAACCAATCAGCCGGGAAAAACTTGCGCGGGAGGAACAGCAGCGGGTTCAAGACGCCTCCCTGTTCCCAGTCTATCATGGCAGCGCCAAAAATGGCCTTGGCATTCAACCGTTGATGGATGCGGTGACAGGGCTGTTCCAACCGATTGGGGAACAGGGGGGCGCCGCCCTATGCGGCAGCGTTTTCAAGGTTGAGTACACCGATTGCGGCCAGCGGCGTGTCTATCTACGGTTATACAGCGGAACGCTGCGCCTGCGGGATACGGTGGCCCTGGCCGGGAGAGAAAAGCTGAAAATCACAGAGATGCGTATTCCATCCAAAGGGGAAATTGTTCGGACAGACACCGCTTATCAGGGTGAAATTGTTATCCTTCCCAGCGACAGCGTGAGGTTAAACGATGTATTAGGGGACCAAACCCGGCTCCCTCGTAAAAGGTGGCGCGAGGACCCCCTCCCCATGCTGCGGACGACGATTGCGCCGAAAACGGCAGCGCAAAGAGAACGGCTGCTGGACGCTCTTACGCAACTTGCGGATACTGACCCGCTTTTGCGTTGCGAAGTGGATTCCATCACCCATGAGATCATTCTTTCTTTTTTGGGCCGGGTGCAGTTGGAGGTTGTTTCCGCTTTGCTGTCGGAAAAATACAAGCTTGAAACAGTGGTAAAGGAACCCTCCGTCATTTATATGGAGCGGCCGCTCAAAGCAGCCAGCCACACCATCCATATCGAGGTGCCGCCCAACCCGTTTTGGGCATCCATAGGACTGTCTGTTACACCACTCTCGCTTGGCTCCGGTGTACAATACGAGAGCCGGGTTTCGCTGGGATACTTGAACCAGAGTTTTCAAAACGCTGTCAGGGATGGTATCCGTTACGGGCTGGAGCAGGGCTTGTTCGGCTGGAACGTAACGGACTGTAAGATTTGCTTTGAATACGGGCTTTATTACAGTCCGGTCAGCACGCCGGCGGACTTCCGCTCATTGGCCCCGATTGTATTGGAACAGGCATTGAAGGAATCGGGGACGCAGCTGCTGGAACCTTATCTCTCCTTCATCCTCTATGCGCCCCAGGAATACCTTTCCAGGGCTTATCATGATGCACCGAAATACTGTGCCACCATCGAAACGGCCCAGGTAAAAAAGGATGAAGTTGTCTTTACTGGCGAGATTCCCGCCCGCTGTATACAGGCATACCGTACTGATCTGGCCTTTTACACCAACGGGCGGAGCGTATGCCTTACAGAGCTGAAAGGATATCAGGCCGCTGTCGGTCAGCCGGTCATCCAGCCCCGCCGTCCAAACAGCCGCCTGGACAAGGTGCGCCATATGTTTCAGAAGGTAATGTAAAGATACATAATCGTCAAGACGGCAACAATCAGAAGTTATGGAGGGTAACAATGGAATATAGTAAGGAAGATTTAATGGAAGCAAAAAAGCAAATTTGGGGAGTGGGAGAGAACATGGGAACAGAGGAAAGTAAAAAAATCTGGGAGGAGAACGCACAATTTTGGGATAATGCAATGGGTGACGAATCTAATGAATTTCACAGAGAGGTAGTGCGTCCCAAAGTAACGGAACTTCTATCTCCTAATCCTGCGGATTACATTTTGGATATTGCGTGTGGCAATGGAAATTATTCTTCGTATCTTGCACAAAGAGGCGCTTCGGTTGTCGCTTTTGATTACAGCAAAAAAATGATAGAATTGGCTAAAAGACGGCAATCACAATATGCAAAACAAATTGAATTTTGTGTGGCGGATGCGACCGATAGAAAAAGTATATTAGAATTAAAAAGAAATCGAGCCTTTACGAAAGCAGTTTCTAATATGGCAATTATGGATATTACGGATATTGAACCACTTCTTATGGCTGTTTATGAACTGTTGCAGGAAAGCGGAATTTTTGTCTTTGCAACGCAACACCCTTGTTTTGTCACGTTGACTGAAAAATATATGACACCGCACAGTTACTATGATATAGCGATTGAAGGGCAACCGAAAGAGCAGATTTATTATCATCGTTCCATACAAGATATTTTTAACCTTTGTTTTAGAGCTGGATTTGTCATTGATGGATTTTATGAAGAATGTTTTAAAACCAACAAAGAAATTCCTATGGTAATGATAGTAAGGCTTAAGAAGGTAAAACGTGATAGCTTAAAATAAATTCAAGTTGAGTTCCGCATGAAGCTTCAATACGATGGCGGATTGCAGGTCCTTGAAATAATAGTAGTCACGCACGAGATTGCGCAGGTCAATGATTGCGTCATCCGGGACAATGGAAGCCTTAAGGGAGGCATCCAGGCCGACTTTAGCAGCTTTTTTTGAATCAAATTTATCATTATGCAGTTTCCTGACGTTCATATTTGTGCTATTCTTAGTAATGATAGGATTAATGACGGCGCAGTCAAAACCCTTATCACGAAGGAAGCACAGGAGTGGGATGTGGTAGATCCCGGTGGATTCAAGGAAGCAGCGGCTTTCAAGAGAATACATCTCCTGGGCTTCCTTTATTTTTGAGATGGCAAGCTCACGGGACTGCGGATCAGAATGAATGATCTTAAAAGGCTTACCGATGAGGATGCCATTGGGGAGCATGATAGACATCCAGGTGAAGTCTGCGCCGACATCAAACCCGACAGAGAGATAGGGGATGCTTTCAGGCATCTTGAGTACTTTTTGATAGTGCATAGTAATATCCTTTCCGGCAGGCATCCAATTCCAAAGGGTGGATACACAACCTAGCGGCTTATACAGGTATAGCCTGAGGCTTCCCAACCAGCCAAAACATAAATCACCACCGAAAGGATTGACAGACTTTCTAAGAGGTATCGCCAGCCAGAAGGCCGGCTCCCAAGGAGGAAACGTCAATGATCCTGCCTTCAGTGATTATACCTCTATATTTTGTCTGGTGCATTAAGGAAACCTCAGACACGGTAAATATGTCCTATAACTTCTGATGGAGGGGGAACTCCTCCTTCCGTTATATCTATATAGATTTATTAGATTGGACTTTGTAACTATTAACCAGTAGTCGTTCTTGACTACACCATTATTATACTAGGAGGATGTAAC encodes the following:
- a CDS encoding class I SAM-dependent methyltransferase; amino-acid sequence: MEYSKEDLMEAKKQIWGVGENMGTEESKKIWEENAQFWDNAMGDESNEFHREVVRPKVTELLSPNPADYILDIACGNGNYSSYLAQRGASVVAFDYSKKMIELAKRRQSQYAKQIEFCVADATDRKSILELKRNRAFTKAVSNMAIMDITDIEPLLMAVYELLQESGIFVFATQHPCFVTLTEKYMTPHSYYDIAIEGQPKEQIYYHRSIQDIFNLCFRAGFVIDGFYEECFKTNKEIPMVMIVRLKKVKRDSLK
- a CDS encoding helix-turn-helix domain-containing protein, which translates into the protein MSNRLLPYDTIIKAHEGDPIAIQAVLDRYAGYIRYFSKMNGYYNSDMEDYIRTKLIESLFKFRLDR
- a CDS encoding transposon-encoded TnpW family protein, giving the protein MTETKQTSTTKTDRRPDCVTEIRMGNSVLTVSGFFKQGATDTAADKMMKVLEAEAATQKTAI
- the tet(W) gene encoding tetracycline resistance ribosomal protection protein Tet(W), with protein sequence MKIINIGILAHVDAGKTTLTESLLYASGAISEPGSVEKGTTRTDTMFLERQRGITIQAAVTSFQWHRCKVNIVDTPGHMDFLAEVYRSLAVLDGAILVISAKDGVQAQTRILFHALRKMNIPTVIFINKIDQAGVDLQSVVQSVRDKLSADIIIKQTVSLSPEIVLEENTDIEAWDAVIENNDELLEKYIAGEPISREKLAREEQQRVQDASLFPVYHGSAKNGLGIQPLMDAVTGLFQPIGEQGGAALCGSVFKVEYTDCGQRRVYLRLYSGTLRLRDTVALAGREKLKITEMRIPSKGEIVRTDTAYQGEIVILPSDSVRLNDVLGDQTRLPRKRWREDPLPMLRTTIAPKTAAQRERLLDALTQLADTDPLLRCEVDSITHEIILSFLGRVQLEVVSALLSEKYKLETVVKEPSVIYMERPLKAASHTIHIEVPPNPFWASIGLSVTPLSLGSGVQYESRVSLGYLNQSFQNAVRDGIRYGLEQGLFGWNVTDCKICFEYGLYYSPVSTPADFRSLAPIVLEQALKESGTQLLEPYLSFILYAPQEYLSRAYHDAPKYCATIETAQVKKDEVVFTGEIPARCIQAYRTDLAFYTNGRSVCLTELKGYQAAVGQPVIQPRRPNSRLDKVRHMFQKVM
- a CDS encoding phage replisome organizer N-terminal domain-containing protein, encoding MADNRKYYYLKLKENFFDSDSIVLLEDMKDGILYSNILLKLYLKSLKNGGKLQLDEHIPYTAQMIATLTRHQIGTVERALEIFRQLGLVEQLDSGAFYMTDIELMIGQSSTEAERKRAARLENKALLPSRTKGGHLSDIRPPEIEIELEKEIEIEKEREGETGHPAPAAYGRYNNVILTDTELSGLKTELPDKWEYYIDRLSCHIASTGKQYHSHAATIYKWAQEDAAKGKAAPKQGIPDYSCKEGESL
- a CDS encoding ATP-binding protein; the encoded protein is MRNEIEAMITDITATTAEAEDYTGEDGLLYCGKCHTPKEAYFSKETAQWLGHDRHPAECDCQRAAREKREAAESRQKHLEKVEDLKRRGFTDPAMRNWTFEHDNGRNPQTETARFYVESWETMQAENIGYLFWGGVGKGKSYLAACIANALMEKEVAVCMTNFATILNDLAASFEGRNEYISRLCSYPLLILDDFGMERGTEYGLEQVYSVIDSRYRSSKPLIATTNLTLEELQHPQDTPHARIYDRLTSMCAPVRFTGSNFRKETAQEKLERLKQLTKQRKESL
- a CDS encoding relaxase/mobilization nuclease domain-containing protein; translation: MATFKHISSKNADYGAAEAYLTFEHDEFTMKPTLDGNGRLIPREDYRISSLNCGGEDFAVACMRANLRYEKNQKREDVKSHHYIISFDPRDGTDNGLTVDQAQELGEKFCKEHFPGHQALVCTHPDGHNHSGNIHVHIVINSLRIYEVPLLPYMDRPADTRAGCKHRCTNAAMEYFKSEVMEMCHREGLYQIDLLNGSKERITEREYWAAKKGQLALDKENATREAAGQPTKPTKFETDKAKLRRTIRQALSQATSFDEFSSLLLREGVTVKESRGRLSYLTPDRTKPITARKLGDDFDKAAVLALLTQNAHRAAKQTKAIPEYPVAVKKPSQGEKPTKTTPADNTLQRMVDREAKRAEGKGVGYDRWAAKYNLKQMAATVTAYQQYGFSSPEELDEACSAAYAAMQESLTELKQVEKTLDGKKELQRQVLAYSKTRPVRDGLKQQKNAKAKAAYRQKHESDFIIADAAARYFKENGISKLPGYKALQAEIESLIQEKNSGYNDYRAKREEYRRLQTVKGNIDQILRRERKPVKKQEQER
- a CDS encoding plasmid mobilization protein encodes the protein MKRYNTPHRSRVVKTRMTEEEYAEFAERLSAYNMSQAEFIRQAITGAAIRPIITVSPVNDELLAAVGKLTAEYGRIGGNLNQIARTLNEWHSPYPQLAGEVRAAVSDLAALKFEILQKVGDAVGNIQTYQL
- a CDS encoding recombinase family protein; this encodes MLRQTNQQPITALYPRLSHEDELQGESNSISNQKRILETYAKQNGFSNLRWYTDDGYSGANFQRPGFQAMLADIEAGKVGTVIVKDMSRLGRNYLQVGMYTEMVFPQKGVRFIAINDGVDSAQGDNDFAPLRNIFNEWLVRDTSKKIKAVKRSKGMSGKPITSKPVYGYLMDEDENFIIDEEAAPVVKQIYNLCLAGNGPTKIARMLTEQQIPTPGTLEYRRTGSTRRYHPGYECKWATNTVVHILENREYTGCLVNFKTEKLSYKVKHSVENPEEKQAIFENHHEPIIDTQTWERVQELRKQRKRPNRYDEVGLFSGILFCADCGSVMYQQRYQTDKRKQDCYICGNYKKRTHDCTAHFIRTDLLTAGVLSNLRKVTSYAAKHEARFMKLLIEQNEDGGKRRNAAKKKELEATEKRIAELSAIFKRLYEDSVTGRISDERFTELSADYEAEQRELKERAAAIQAELSKAQEATVNAEKFMNVVRRHTSFEELTPTLLREFVEKIVVHECSYDENKTRRQDIEIYYSFVGKVDLPE
- a CDS encoding sigma-70 family RNA polymerase sigma factor, with product MLIFWSLVRNSVVLAVYLLFSVACFLTVHEHSLAAALARLPEQTQEEIFLYYFQHLTQKEIGEQSGWTRSTIGRHIRLALKRLKEEMEVLSHE